The following are from one region of the Actinoplanes sp. L3-i22 genome:
- a CDS encoding MGMT family protein encodes MTPEEYLEAVLALVESIPEGRVMSYGAIADALADRSGRNSPRQIGSIMARHGGGVPWHRVVNSAGRMPPGHEQEARARLLSEGVPLRGDRVVIDKAGWSPDADRTGE; translated from the coding sequence ATGACACCGGAGGAGTACCTCGAAGCCGTTCTCGCGTTGGTCGAGAGCATCCCGGAGGGCCGGGTGATGTCGTACGGCGCGATCGCCGACGCGCTGGCCGACCGCTCCGGCCGTAACTCGCCCCGCCAGATCGGGAGCATCATGGCCCGGCACGGCGGCGGGGTGCCGTGGCACCGGGTGGTGAACAGCGCCGGCCGGATGCCGCCCGGCCACGAGCAGGAAGCGCGGGCGCGACTGCTGTCCGAGGGCGTACCGTTGCGCGGCGACCGGGTAGTGATCGACAAGGCCGGGTGGAGCCCTGATGCAGACCGGACAGGCGAGTAG
- the proB gene encoding glutamate 5-kinase, whose protein sequence is MREVVTGAHRIVVKVGSSSLTTASGGIDEQRLDTLIDILGGLAGAGREVVLVSSGAIAAGLAPLHLPRRPRDLATQQAAAAVGQGRLIARYTAGFARHDLTVAQVLLTVDDVTRRAHYRNAYRTLRKLLDLGALPIVNENDTVATEEIRFGDNDRLAALVAALVDADLLVLLSDVDALYTGNPADPSARKIPLVRDERDLAGIAIGSAGKSGVGTGGMVTKVEAARIATGFGIPVVLTAAPLAGQVLAGDEVGTLFEAAASRPAARLFWLAHATAPRGRLHLDAGAVAAVVGRRKSLLPAGITAVDGSFAAGDPVDLVDAGSGAPVARGLVNYDAVELPALLGRSTPELAAALGPGYEREVVHRDDLVLL, encoded by the coding sequence GTGCGGGAAGTGGTGACCGGTGCGCATCGGATCGTGGTGAAGGTGGGGTCGTCCTCACTGACCACCGCGTCGGGCGGCATCGACGAGCAGCGTCTGGACACTTTGATCGACATCCTGGGCGGCCTGGCCGGCGCGGGCCGTGAGGTGGTTCTCGTCTCCAGCGGCGCGATCGCCGCCGGGCTGGCCCCGCTGCACCTGCCCCGCCGGCCGCGGGACCTGGCCACCCAGCAGGCCGCCGCCGCGGTCGGCCAGGGCCGGCTGATCGCGCGCTACACCGCCGGGTTCGCCCGGCACGACCTGACCGTCGCGCAGGTGCTGCTGACCGTCGACGACGTGACCCGGCGCGCGCACTACCGCAACGCGTACCGGACGCTGCGGAAACTGCTCGACCTCGGCGCGCTGCCGATCGTGAACGAGAACGACACCGTCGCCACCGAGGAGATCCGGTTCGGCGACAACGACCGGCTGGCCGCGCTGGTCGCCGCGCTGGTCGACGCCGACCTGCTGGTGCTGCTATCCGATGTGGACGCGCTCTACACCGGCAACCCGGCCGACCCGTCGGCGCGGAAGATCCCGCTGGTCCGCGACGAGCGCGACCTGGCGGGCATCGCGATCGGCTCGGCCGGCAAGTCCGGCGTCGGCACCGGCGGCATGGTGACCAAGGTCGAGGCGGCCCGGATCGCCACCGGGTTCGGCATCCCGGTGGTGCTGACCGCCGCGCCGCTGGCCGGGCAGGTGCTGGCCGGTGACGAGGTGGGCACGCTCTTCGAGGCGGCCGCGAGCCGCCCGGCCGCCCGGCTGTTCTGGCTGGCCCACGCGACCGCGCCGCGCGGCCGGCTGCACCTGGACGCGGGGGCGGTCGCCGCGGTGGTGGGCCGGCGCAAGTCGCTGCTGCCGGCCGGGATCACCGCGGTGGACGGCTCGTTCGCGGCCGGGGACCCGGTCGACCTGGTCGACGCCGGGTCCGGCGCCCCGGTGGCGCGCGGGCTGGTCAACTACGACGCGGTGGAGTTGCCGGCGCTGCTCGGACGGTCCACTCCGGAATTGGCGGCGGCGCTCGGGCCGGGATATGAACGAGAGGTCGTGCACCGCGACGACCTGGTTCTCCTCTGA
- a CDS encoding SAM-dependent methyltransferase, producing the protein MQTGQASRTAYAAARYRAAHQVLEHGSIFTDPLALRILGHQPEELLGDEPRRGMRLFIAARHRFAEDHLAAAVSRGVRTAVVLGAGLDTFAYRNPHPSLRVIEIDHPDTQAWKRERLAEAGIDLPDNMRYVGIDFERESLRLDLDEPAFFLWMGVVPYLTADGFAETLRFVATVEGNEVVFDYAQSPERMPAARRAALEARAARVAKIGEPWLTFFEPEEIAALLGEHSFGDIEDLGPSGLAARYFNRPDVPPDTAGGHVIHTRRE; encoded by the coding sequence ATGCAGACCGGACAGGCGAGTAGGACCGCGTACGCGGCGGCGCGTTATCGAGCCGCCCACCAGGTGCTGGAGCACGGCTCGATCTTCACCGACCCGCTTGCCCTGCGGATCCTCGGCCACCAGCCGGAGGAGTTGCTCGGCGACGAGCCCCGGCGCGGGATGCGTCTGTTCATCGCGGCCCGGCACCGGTTCGCCGAGGATCACCTGGCCGCGGCGGTGAGTCGCGGGGTGCGGACCGCCGTGGTGCTCGGGGCCGGGCTGGACACCTTCGCGTACCGGAATCCGCACCCGTCGCTGCGGGTGATCGAAATCGATCACCCGGACACGCAGGCGTGGAAGCGGGAGCGGCTCGCGGAGGCCGGGATCGACCTACCGGACAACATGCGATATGTCGGGATTGATTTCGAGCGGGAGAGCCTCCGTCTCGATCTTGACGAGCCGGCCTTCTTCCTGTGGATGGGTGTCGTGCCGTACCTCACCGCGGACGGGTTCGCGGAGACGCTGCGCTTCGTGGCGACCGTCGAGGGCAACGAGGTGGTCTTCGACTACGCCCAGTCGCCGGAGCGGATGCCGGCCGCGCGCCGGGCCGCGCTGGAGGCCCGGGCCGCCCGGGTCGCCAAGATCGGCGAGCCGTGGCTGACCTTCTTCGAGCCGGAGGAGATCGCGGCGCTGCTGGGCGAGCACAGCTTCGGCGACATCGAGGACCTGGGGCCGTCGGGCCTGGCGGCGCGCTACTTCAACCGCCCCGACGTGCCCCCGGACACCGCCGGCGGCCACGTCATCCACACCCGCCGCGAGTAG
- a CDS encoding TetR/AcrR family transcriptional regulator yields the protein MSAANLRARVRAEMTEEIKQVAGRHLATDGANLSLRAVARDLGMASSAVYRYFASRDDLLTAMIIDAYDAVGEAAEVAAAAQDDLVERWVAIGHAVRDWALANPHQWALIYGSPVPGYQAPQDTIVPATRVIFALAGTLRAGIESGRITSVPPQPEGRFGEELARVAEQFGVGVPAHLVGAGMSGFIHLCGAISAELFGQLNNSVDEDRRGFFEWQMRATGAFAGLG from the coding sequence ATGAGCGCCGCCAACCTGCGGGCCCGGGTCCGGGCCGAAATGACCGAAGAGATCAAGCAGGTGGCCGGCCGCCACCTGGCAACCGACGGGGCAAACCTGTCGTTACGGGCGGTCGCACGGGATCTGGGCATGGCCTCGTCCGCGGTCTACCGCTACTTCGCGAGCCGCGACGATCTGCTCACCGCGATGATCATCGACGCCTACGACGCGGTCGGCGAGGCGGCCGAGGTCGCCGCCGCCGCACAGGACGACCTGGTCGAACGCTGGGTCGCGATCGGGCACGCGGTCCGCGACTGGGCGCTGGCCAACCCGCACCAGTGGGCGCTGATCTACGGCAGCCCGGTCCCCGGCTACCAGGCGCCGCAGGACACCATCGTGCCCGCCACCAGGGTGATCTTCGCGCTGGCCGGAACGCTCCGGGCCGGCATCGAGAGCGGCCGGATCACCTCGGTCCCGCCACAGCCCGAGGGGCGCTTCGGGGAGGAGCTGGCGAGGGTCGCCGAGCAGTTCGGCGTCGGCGTGCCGGCCCATCTGGTCGGCGCCGGAATGTCCGGCTTCATCCACCTCTGCGGCGCGATCAGCGCGGAACTCTTCGGCCAGCTGAACAACTCCGTCGACGAGGATCGCCGCGGTTTCTTCGAGTGGCAGATGCGGGCGACGGGCGCGTTCGCCGGCCTGGGTTAA